The following proteins are co-located in the Rippkaea orientalis PCC 8801 genome:
- a CDS encoding response regulator transcription factor gives MKKVLIADDEPNILILMEQTLEQLEDDYDVILLTASNGVQALDIIQTEQPDLVFLDVMMPQMSGLEVCKTVKQILGMSNTYIILLTARGQEFDRQNGLAVGADLFVTKPFRPREILSKSQEVLGLA, from the coding sequence ATGAAAAAGGTATTAATTGCTGATGATGAACCTAATATACTAATTTTAATGGAGCAGACGTTAGAACAACTTGAAGATGACTATGATGTCATATTATTAACCGCTAGTAATGGAGTGCAAGCCCTCGATATTATTCAAACAGAACAACCCGATTTAGTCTTTCTTGATGTGATGATGCCTCAAATGAGTGGACTGGAAGTGTGTAAAACCGTTAAACAAATCCTAGGAATGTCCAATACTTATATTATATTATTAACAGCAAGAGGACAAGAATTTGATCGTCAAAATGGCTTAGCCGTTGGCGCAGATTTATTTGTCACAAAGCCCTTTCGTCCCAGGGAAATTTTGAGTAAATCTCAAGAGGTTTTAGGGTTGGCCTAG
- a CDS encoding PulJ/GspJ family protein yields the protein MLKNYLKLLQKSRREAGYTLAELMMAASLTLVVVGAAGFGLVTILRENKFANATNTTQSNVNQAAQFITDEIRNADQIETNLTNLSTDAPSYNSSGKTTVLALKIPRVPERVIYYLETPGSSVWRGPLVLKRFGPGFDLDGTYDTTQLDPDSWQNEALIDAIPNSSSGTTTCDTGFTRVPSNNADIKGFFVCVQSGGKLAKIYLTGTSSNELGVNNTSRSANSRYNKKVNYQVVTQAFAAAEYSGATGLTFPDFAVYDSGIVPEGSGTIETQPGLVDTSLTGCIGLTTPDVTTQLDGTDATGNSFARGQDITFNVSCGLTTASSGDSTDAKYYTDGEEVPAAIRSILQSKLGSTTVASNGTLNLDDNQILYLFDLDDVDRNFVPDDAYLLVTIEN from the coding sequence ATGCTAAAAAATTATCTAAAATTATTACAAAAATCGCGCCGTGAGGCTGGCTATACTCTAGCTGAATTAATGATGGCTGCTTCCCTGACCTTAGTCGTTGTTGGTGCAGCAGGATTTGGACTGGTGACGATTTTACGCGAAAATAAGTTCGCTAATGCGACTAATACAACTCAATCGAATGTCAATCAAGCGGCTCAATTTATCACCGACGAAATCCGCAATGCTGATCAAATCGAAACTAATTTGACAAATTTAAGCACTGATGCTCCATCCTATAATAGTAGCGGGAAGACGACTGTTCTGGCTCTCAAAATACCTAGGGTTCCTGAACGGGTGATCTATTATTTAGAAACCCCAGGCTCATCAGTTTGGCGAGGTCCTCTGGTACTTAAACGCTTTGGTCCGGGTTTTGATTTGGATGGAACCTACGATACGACTCAACTTGACCCTGACAGTTGGCAGAACGAGGCGTTAATTGATGCTATTCCGAATAGTAGCAGTGGTACGACCACCTGTGATACAGGATTTACTCGTGTTCCTAGTAATAATGCTGATATTAAAGGGTTTTTTGTCTGTGTTCAATCGGGGGGAAAATTAGCCAAAATCTATCTCACCGGAACCAGTAGCAATGAGCTTGGTGTTAACAATACCTCAAGAAGTGCAAACTCTCGCTACAACAAGAAAGTTAATTACCAAGTTGTGACCCAAGCTTTTGCGGCGGCTGAATACAGTGGAGCAACTGGACTGACCTTTCCTGATTTTGCTGTTTATGATAGTGGTATTGTTCCTGAAGGTTCGGGGACTATAGAGACACAACCCGGATTAGTAGATACTAGCTTAACGGGTTGTATTGGTTTGACAACACCCGATGTTACTACACAGCTTGATGGAACAGATGCTACAGGAAACTCTTTTGCTCGAGGTCAAGATATTACGTTTAATGTATCCTGTGGTTTGACGACGGCTTCTTCTGGTGATTCTACTGATGCTAAGTATTATACGGATGGTGAAGAAGTACCAGCTGCGATTAGAAGTATATTACAGTCTAAGTTAGGGTCAACAACTGTGGCTAGTAATGGCACTTTAAACCTTGATGATAACCAAATTCTCTATTTATTTGACTTAGATGACGTGGATCGTAATTTTGTACCAGATGATGCTTATTTGTTAGTCACCATTGAAAATTAA
- a CDS encoding sensor histidine kinase: MGFAALILDKLNRVIFPWVAIGDQPTQKAIQQVRNNLEIIVAESERLTSLINDVLDIAKIESGKVEWNFESVSPIIILERAIISTSSLFEDKNLRLIRDFSPDLPLIRGDQDRLIQVVINLLSNAVKFTEVGSVTCQAQQNQEYLVIAITDTGIGIPHNEQNKVFDRFQQVGNVLTNKPQGNGLGLSICRQIIEHHGGQIWVESQLGQGSTFFFTLPLAVNLPPS, from the coding sequence TTGGGCTTTGCCGCCTTGATTCTTGATAAACTCAATCGAGTGATTTTTCCGTGGGTTGCTATTGGAGATCAACCTACGCAAAAAGCCATCCAACAAGTGAGAAACAACCTCGAAATTATCGTAGCCGAATCAGAACGCCTAACCAGTTTGATTAATGATGTCTTAGACATCGCCAAAATAGAATCAGGTAAAGTGGAATGGAATTTTGAATCAGTCTCTCCCATTATCATCCTTGAAAGGGCGATTATTTCGACTTCTTCTTTGTTTGAAGACAAAAACTTACGCTTAATTCGAGACTTTTCCCCCGATTTACCTCTGATTCGAGGGGATCAAGATCGTCTCATTCAGGTGGTGATTAATCTTCTCTCCAACGCAGTCAAATTTACTGAAGTCGGTTCCGTCACTTGCCAAGCTCAGCAAAATCAGGAATACTTAGTGATTGCAATCACTGATACCGGGATTGGAATACCCCACAATGAACAAAATAAGGTGTTTGATCGCTTTCAACAAGTGGGTAATGTCTTAACCAATAAACCCCAAGGAAACGGGTTAGGGCTCTCAATTTGTCGTCAGATTATTGAACATCACGGAGGCCAAATTTGGGTTGAAAGCCAACTAGGACAAGGGAGTACCTTTTTCTTTACCCTTCCCCTGGCCGTAAATCTCCCTCCTTCCTAA
- a CDS encoding sensor domain-containing diguanylate cyclase produces the protein MIRVNFSKLLAKQPIKSLIEGLVQELATSICITDAQNKILWGEFNQHSPYQYPITVNETVIGYIYGETKVQIIAQILNYLVQQEFQKKNLAIETLDKYEEINFLYDISSKMSTSLTLEEIIDVVIEETKNLLDFSQISFMLLNQKKGELEIFSKQQGKVIKTQGTIRSIEGYVLQSGKEEIINDVNEDPRYIYEGTMIRSLICVPLKVCNETIGVIKVSHTQPSNYTTKDLKLFTALTSQAAAAIQTAQYYNKLKDYSETLEQKVAERTQELEQANQELQKANDKLEYLAIIDGLTQVHNRRYFNQYLVQEWRRLMRERQSLSLILCDVDYFKLFNDHYLHQAGDDCLQKIAQVMQDVVKRPADLVARFGGEEFAIILSNTNELGAARVAQKIRLEVEKLKIPHALSQCSEYVTLSLGIATTIPTPDISSERLILAADKALYQAKNMGRNRYCLYAFRPKQF, from the coding sequence ATGATTCGCGTCAATTTTAGTAAACTTCTGGCGAAACAACCCATAAAATCCTTAATTGAGGGTCTTGTTCAAGAATTGGCAACTTCTATTTGTATTACGGATGCTCAAAATAAAATCCTTTGGGGGGAGTTTAATCAACATTCTCCCTATCAATATCCCATTACAGTTAATGAAACAGTTATTGGCTACATTTATGGAGAGACTAAAGTTCAAATTATTGCTCAGATATTAAATTATTTAGTTCAACAAGAATTTCAGAAAAAAAACTTAGCTATTGAGACATTAGATAAATATGAAGAAATTAATTTTCTGTATGACATTTCCTCAAAAATGTCAACCTCTTTAACCCTAGAAGAAATTATTGATGTCGTCATAGAAGAAACCAAAAATCTTCTAGATTTTTCCCAGATTTCTTTTATGCTTCTCAATCAAAAAAAAGGAGAATTAGAAATTTTTAGTAAACAACAAGGAAAGGTCATTAAAACTCAAGGAACGATTCGTAGCATAGAAGGATATGTTTTGCAATCTGGTAAAGAAGAAATTATTAATGATGTTAATGAAGATCCCCGCTATATTTATGAAGGAACAATGATACGTTCTCTTATTTGTGTTCCCCTAAAAGTCTGTAATGAAACTATTGGAGTGATTAAAGTTAGTCACACCCAACCGAGTAATTATACCACCAAAGATTTAAAACTTTTTACGGCTTTAACTTCGCAAGCAGCAGCAGCTATTCAAACGGCACAATATTATAATAAACTTAAAGATTATTCGGAAACCTTAGAACAAAAAGTAGCTGAAAGAACCCAAGAATTAGAGCAAGCTAATCAAGAATTACAAAAGGCTAATGACAAACTAGAATATCTGGCAATAATAGATGGACTGACCCAAGTCCACAATAGGCGTTATTTTAATCAATATCTCGTCCAAGAATGGCGACGATTAATGAGAGAAAGACAGTCTTTATCCTTAATTTTATGCGATGTCGATTATTTTAAATTATTCAACGATCACTATTTACATCAAGCGGGAGATGATTGTTTACAAAAAATTGCTCAAGTCATGCAAGATGTAGTTAAGCGTCCTGCTGATTTAGTGGCTCGTTTCGGGGGAGAAGAATTTGCTATCATTCTCTCAAATACCAATGAATTAGGAGCAGCAAGAGTGGCTCAAAAAATTCGTTTAGAGGTAGAAAAATTAAAAATTCCCCATGCACTTTCTCAATGCAGTGAATATGTTACACTCAGCTTAGGAATTGCTACGACGATTCCCACTCCAGATATTTCCTCTGAGCGATTAATTTTGGCAGCCGATAAAGCTTTATATCAAGCGAAAAATATGGGAAGAAATCGCTATTGTTTATACGCATTTCGTCCTAAGCAATTTTAA
- a CDS encoding GAF domain-containing protein, with translation MSETNFDLSSSYLAKQQALLAITRQIQQRATLREILELILLKVEQLLNLAWGGIYQFKDNLEKNSDQLIAQTGKFPPCLLKQGEPLETLEGIGLLKGLNKIKLDKNYPYSFQPLNLPNLIGVPIYQTEELWGLLLIYSSVPPHEWQQEDSFWVQQIALSLGIALQQDQMYQQQQQQSERLTQAVEGAVEREKTVAKIIDKIRRSLDLETIFTTATQEVRQLLNSDRVAIYRFNHDWSGKIISDSVGQGWTSLVEKQCQYPMVDPNMGQCQVRSLCNPQLTDTYLKAIEGKIFNPNNLVRVCNNIYEAGFSPCYIEILEEYEAKAYIIVAIYHQDTLWGLLAAYQNANPRQWQDEEINFLVQIGANLGIALDQAQLLNKTRQNQEKLETSLAIALREQKETLAKIAEKERSLSTVIDKIRLTLDLTTIFQTAATEVQKLLEVEHIAIYQFETDGKGRFIFESDPGPFPSVVGQLWDDQFLQQHHSCVINDIKHDQDCCQDQINPFKELGVMSLVMVPLFQGEDLWGLLTAFQHTSSRHWPETDVQLLEQVAHHLSIALQQTHYLQQIRDYAKEQARAVQQEKALSQVIDKIRRTLDLETIFKTTATEVRQLLEADRVAVFQFDPNSHWTSGQFVSEDVSPEFDSALEAKVEDHCFGENHANYYQQGQILAHDDIYQQGLLECHIAILSRFQVRANLVAPLIKGQQLWGLLCIHQCSGPRQWQTSEKEFVAKIANHLGVALQQAQLLQETQQRSQDLQKALEQVKQQKGHLAQVAAQDRALARVIERIRQTLDLETIFSTTTQEVRQMLKCDRVVVYRFNPDWGGEFLYESVGEGWTPLTGESAEQPLWNDTYLQEHQGGRYRYNELFAVDDIYQANLTPCHVELLIQFQVNAFVVVPVFVGDRLWGLLAIYQNSAPRFWEKREIELLKQLANQLGVAVHQSQLLTQTQQQSETLQNTVADLNAIVDNLGDGLIVIDIYGQITRYNRALTEMFNLKDSPQGQHLLEVFPPVLATLLKPIEPDQQKVVTVEVELAQGKIGQALISKIIQGSYGQGTQKCIGAVILIRDVTAEREIEQIKNDFLATVSHELRTPLTSVWALPP, from the coding sequence ATGTCTGAAACCAACTTCGATTTATCATCTTCGTATTTAGCTAAACAACAAGCATTATTAGCAATAACTCGCCAAATTCAACAAAGAGCAACGTTAAGGGAAATTCTGGAATTGATCCTCTTAAAAGTTGAGCAATTATTAAACTTAGCGTGGGGAGGAATTTATCAATTTAAGGATAATTTAGAGAAGAATTCAGACCAATTGATTGCCCAAACTGGAAAATTCCCTCCTTGTCTCTTAAAACAAGGAGAACCATTAGAAACCCTTGAAGGAATTGGGTTACTCAAGGGCTTAAATAAGATAAAATTAGACAAGAATTATCCTTATTCGTTTCAACCCTTAAATCTGCCAAACCTGATAGGCGTTCCCATCTATCAAACCGAGGAATTATGGGGACTATTGCTGATTTATTCGAGTGTACCCCCTCATGAGTGGCAACAGGAAGACAGCTTTTGGGTTCAGCAGATTGCCCTATCTCTAGGAATAGCCCTACAGCAAGACCAAATGTACCAACAACAGCAGCAACAATCAGAACGCTTAACCCAAGCAGTTGAAGGGGCAGTAGAACGGGAGAAAACTGTCGCTAAAATTATCGATAAAATTCGGCGATCGCTAGACTTAGAGACAATTTTCACCACAGCCACCCAAGAAGTGCGACAACTCCTCAACAGCGATCGCGTGGCCATTTATCGCTTCAATCACGATTGGAGTGGAAAAATTATCTCTGATTCAGTTGGCCAAGGATGGACATCCTTGGTAGAGAAGCAATGCCAATATCCTATGGTTGACCCTAACATGGGGCAATGTCAAGTCAGAAGTCTGTGTAATCCTCAACTCACCGACACCTATCTAAAAGCCATTGAAGGGAAGATTTTTAACCCGAACAACCTAGTTCGTGTTTGCAATAATATCTACGAAGCCGGGTTTTCTCCCTGTTATATCGAGATCCTCGAAGAGTACGAAGCCAAAGCCTATATTATCGTAGCGATTTACCATCAAGACACCCTCTGGGGATTACTCGCTGCCTATCAAAACGCAAATCCCCGTCAGTGGCAAGACGAAGAAATAAACTTTTTAGTACAAATCGGAGCTAATTTAGGCATTGCCCTAGACCAAGCCCAATTATTAAACAAAACCCGACAAAATCAAGAAAAACTCGAAACATCCCTCGCCATTGCCCTGAGGGAACAGAAAGAAACCCTCGCCAAAATTGCCGAAAAAGAGCGATCGCTGTCCACCGTCATCGACAAAATTCGCCTCACCCTCGACCTAACCACCATTTTCCAAACCGCCGCCACCGAAGTTCAAAAACTCCTAGAAGTCGAACATATTGCCATTTATCAGTTTGAAACAGACGGGAAAGGTCGATTTATCTTTGAATCCGATCCAGGACCATTTCCTAGCGTCGTCGGACAGCTTTGGGATGACCAATTTTTACAGCAACATCATTCCTGTGTCATCAACGACATCAAACACGATCAAGACTGTTGTCAAGACCAAATTAACCCCTTCAAAGAACTCGGTGTCATGTCCCTAGTAATGGTTCCCCTCTTTCAAGGAGAAGACCTTTGGGGACTCCTGACAGCCTTTCAACATACCAGTTCCCGACATTGGCCAGAAACGGACGTGCAATTACTCGAACAGGTGGCACACCACCTCAGTATAGCTCTCCAACAAACCCACTATCTGCAACAAATTCGAGACTATGCCAAGGAACAGGCTAGAGCAGTACAGCAGGAAAAAGCCCTCTCTCAAGTCATTGATAAAATTCGGCGTACCCTTGACCTAGAAACCATTTTTAAGACAACGGCCACCGAAGTCCGTCAACTGTTAGAAGCTGACCGGGTAGCTGTCTTCCAATTTGATCCTAACTCCCACTGGACAAGCGGGCAATTCGTCTCCGAGGATGTTAGTCCAGAATTTGACTCAGCCTTAGAAGCAAAAGTAGAAGATCACTGTTTTGGCGAAAATCATGCGAATTATTACCAACAAGGGCAAATCCTAGCCCATGATGACATCTACCAACAGGGCTTACTAGAATGTCATATTGCCATCCTCTCTCGGTTTCAAGTTAGGGCTAACTTGGTTGCCCCCCTCATCAAAGGACAACAATTATGGGGGTTACTGTGCATTCATCAATGTTCCGGTCCGCGTCAGTGGCAAACCTCAGAAAAAGAATTTGTGGCAAAAATTGCTAATCATTTAGGCGTTGCCCTGCAACAAGCCCAATTACTGCAAGAAACGCAACAACGCTCCCAAGATCTACAGAAAGCCCTAGAACAGGTTAAACAACAAAAAGGACATCTAGCCCAAGTCGCTGCCCAAGATCGGGCTTTAGCGAGAGTAATCGAGCGGATTCGCCAAACCCTAGACCTAGAGACGATTTTTAGCACCACCACCCAAGAAGTGCGCCAGATGCTCAAATGCGATCGCGTCGTGGTTTATCGCTTTAACCCTGACTGGGGAGGGGAATTTCTCTATGAGTCCGTTGGGGAGGGATGGACCCCTTTAACGGGAGAATCCGCCGAACAACCCCTTTGGAACGACACCTATTTACAAGAACACCAAGGAGGTCGCTATCGCTACAATGAACTGTTTGCTGTGGATGATATCTACCAAGCTAACTTAACCCCTTGCCATGTTGAGTTACTGATTCAATTCCAAGTTAACGCTTTTGTGGTCGTTCCTGTCTTTGTGGGCGATCGCCTCTGGGGACTGTTGGCTATCTACCAAAACTCAGCCCCCCGTTTCTGGGAAAAACGAGAAATCGAGCTCCTTAAACAACTGGCCAATCAATTAGGGGTTGCGGTTCACCAAAGTCAATTATTAACCCAAACGCAACAACAATCAGAAACCCTGCAAAACACCGTCGCGGATCTCAACGCCATTGTTGATAACCTCGGAGATGGACTCATCGTAATCGACATCTATGGTCAAATTACCCGTTATAATCGCGCATTGACGGAGATGTTTAACCTAAAAGACTCTCCCCAAGGACAACACTTATTAGAGGTTTTTCCCCCCGTCTTAGCCACACTCCTCAAACCCATAGAACCTGATCAGCAAAAAGTCGTCACCGTTGAGGTGGAATTAGCCCAAGGGAAAATTGGACAAGCATTAATTAGTAAGATTATCCAAGGCAGTTACGGGCAAGGGACACAAAAATGTATCGGGGCAGTGATTTTAATTCGAGATGTCACCGCAGAACGGGAAATTGAACAGATAAAAAATGATTTTTTAGCCACCGTTTCCCATGAATTACGCACCCCGTTAACCTCGGTTTGGGCTTTGCCGCCTTGA
- a CDS encoding pilus assembly FimT family protein, translated as MRYLARQTANRGTNLMEVTITAVIAGILAAVAVPSLMGILQGSKVDQGLVQVQNSLKDAQKQAMRLGQSCEVTFNTTANPPTITASPAGCLVGTDTELPTGIVLESNAPGDKISFSFKGTTTSSGTMVVKSADGQGEQKCLVISIGIGIMRTGTYNSRSNNISSTNCVASS; from the coding sequence ATGCGCTATCTTGCACGCCAGACAGCTAATCGCGGCACAAACCTCATGGAAGTCACCATTACTGCTGTTATTGCAGGAATTTTAGCGGCGGTTGCGGTTCCGAGTCTGATGGGGATACTCCAAGGCAGTAAAGTAGACCAAGGCTTAGTTCAAGTACAAAATAGCTTGAAAGATGCCCAAAAACAAGCGATGCGTCTGGGACAGAGTTGCGAAGTGACTTTCAATACCACAGCAAACCCCCCGACTATTACGGCTTCTCCGGCGGGATGTTTAGTTGGTACTGACACAGAATTGCCTACGGGGATCGTACTCGAATCAAATGCTCCAGGAGATAAAATCTCCTTTTCTTTTAAAGGAACAACGACCTCTAGCGGAACCATGGTCGTTAAATCCGCAGATGGTCAAGGAGAACAAAAATGCTTAGTTATCTCCATTGGAATCGGAATTATGCGAACTGGAACCTATAATTCACGCTCGAATAATATAAGCTCGACAAACTGCGTTGCCTCCTCCTAA
- a CDS encoding SH3 domain-containing protein, whose product MNRLSALFQFIIGFFVGVLLLISGTTALAYVVFYRLNSQPARPTFAEEKPQKEATKTESQAEKTAEKPTEKPTEEVAAKQPEPEVEEKTEETEKLPQGAYKAAVNWPDGLSLRAEPGKEAERIGGIEYKSEIIILETSSDGGWQKVRIPGSEQEGWIKAGNVDKIESGETQEE is encoded by the coding sequence ATGAACCGTTTATCTGCCCTTTTTCAATTTATTATCGGCTTTTTTGTCGGAGTTCTGCTTCTAATTAGTGGAACCACTGCCCTAGCCTATGTTGTCTTCTATCGCCTGAATAGTCAACCCGCTAGACCCACTTTTGCTGAAGAAAAACCCCAAAAAGAAGCTACAAAAACTGAATCTCAAGCCGAAAAAACCGCCGAAAAACCTACAGAAAAACCAACTGAAGAAGTCGCAGCTAAACAGCCTGAACCTGAAGTTGAGGAAAAAACGGAAGAAACCGAAAAATTACCCCAAGGGGCTTATAAAGCTGCGGTTAATTGGCCTGATGGGCTGAGTTTACGCGCTGAACCCGGGAAAGAAGCTGAACGCATCGGCGGTATTGAGTACAAGTCCGAAATTATTATTTTGGAAACCAGTTCCGATGGTGGTTGGCAAAAAGTTCGTATCCCTGGAAGTGAGCAAGAAGGTTGGATTAAAGCAGGAAATGTTGACAAAATCGAATCAGGAGAAACACAAGAAGAATAA
- a CDS encoding calcium-binding protein has translation MANIQGTLFDDFLFGTSSSDYIIGYDGNDEIEGGGGNDTIDGGNGNDILYGQFGSDSLYGGSGNDTLDGGVGSDFLSGGADNDLLYGSRGNDTLNGGSGTDTADYTYLGGAITLEATGVIQKGSLGTDILQGVEIIRGAIGYTNTINAATATGSTSINANLASNSLVVNNVPGIGALNFTVENFVNVTGTANADTIFGNSQNNVLSGNAGNDILNGGGGNDSLNGGSENDILTGGLGNDTLTGGTGGDKFVFNSLAEGLDVISDFSSIAGDKIQISASGFGATSTNQFSFSYNAFSQSGTLSFNGTQFAQLTNLSSSSAFVPSLDITLV, from the coding sequence ATGGCTAATATTCAAGGAACGCTATTTGACGACTTTTTATTCGGAACCTCCTCTAGTGATTACATTATTGGCTACGATGGCAATGACGAAATTGAGGGAGGTGGTGGGAACGATACCATCGATGGAGGGAACGGTAATGACATTCTCTACGGGCAGTTCGGTAGTGATAGTCTTTACGGCGGCTCTGGTAATGATACCCTAGACGGAGGAGTTGGAAGTGACTTCCTAAGCGGAGGAGCCGATAATGACCTTCTCTACGGTAGTCGAGGGAATGACACCCTCAATGGAGGAAGCGGAACCGATACGGCTGACTATACTTATCTCGGCGGTGCTATTACCCTAGAAGCAACAGGAGTCATTCAAAAAGGCTCTTTAGGAACAGATATACTGCAAGGGGTTGAAATTATTAGAGGAGCAATCGGCTACACTAATACCATTAATGCTGCCACCGCAACTGGTTCAACCTCGATTAATGCTAACCTGGCTTCTAATAGTCTCGTTGTTAACAATGTTCCGGGTATTGGAGCTCTTAATTTTACGGTTGAAAACTTTGTCAATGTGACGGGAACAGCTAATGCTGATACGATTTTCGGGAATAGCCAAAACAACGTACTTAGCGGCAATGCTGGTAATGATATCCTCAATGGTGGAGGCGGCAACGATAGCTTAAATGGTGGCTCTGAGAATGATATCCTCACAGGAGGTTTGGGCAATGATACCTTAACGGGAGGAACAGGGGGTGATAAGTTTGTCTTTAACTCCCTTGCGGAAGGACTTGATGTTATAAGTGACTTTAGCTCTATTGCGGGAGATAAAATTCAAATCTCGGCATCAGGGTTTGGAGCCACTTCAACCAACCAATTTAGCTTCAGCTATAACGCATTTTCACAGTCAGGAACACTATCCTTCAACGGAACTCAGTTTGCTCAATTGACTAATCTGTCTTCCTCTTCTGCCTTTGTTCCTTCATTAGATATTACTCTTGTTTAG
- a CDS encoding type IV pilus modification PilV family protein has protein sequence MVNQTLLKLALKSRPKDSGFTMMEVLVAILVSFAFLMGTLQAMALNTYFQVKSEREAQAKFWIEEDQALASSIAGTASTTTVSCPDSSDATNGFGQELKEDLGITSGNVQDMGTRTLVNKNYRLVRVTSIASDKPDVLQITYRVGRPYVSSPDTDTDNDRIADNRSGNTSIIAESFIQLMPVDALSCTPDS, from the coding sequence ATGGTTAATCAAACCCTATTGAAACTAGCCCTGAAATCTCGGCCTAAAGACAGTGGTTTCACCATGATGGAAGTCTTAGTGGCCATTCTTGTTTCTTTTGCCTTTCTGATGGGAACGCTACAAGCAATGGCCTTGAATACTTACTTTCAGGTTAAATCCGAACGGGAAGCTCAAGCCAAATTTTGGATTGAAGAAGATCAGGCCTTGGCTTCATCCATAGCGGGTACTGCATCGACAACGACAGTCTCTTGTCCTGACAGTTCCGATGCGACTAACGGATTTGGGCAAGAGCTAAAAGAAGATTTAGGTATCACCAGTGGCAATGTCCAAGATATGGGAACTCGTACATTAGTTAACAAAAATTATCGACTGGTTCGCGTTACTTCCATCGCCTCTGATAAACCCGATGTTTTACAAATTACCTATAGAGTGGGAAGACCCTATGTTTCATCTCCAGACACCGACACGGATAATGACCGAATTGCCGATAATCGCTCAGGTAACACCTCGATTATTGCGGAAAGCTTCATACAACTCATGCCTGTGGATGCGCTATCTTGCACGCCAGACAGCTAA